From Patescibacteria group bacterium, the proteins below share one genomic window:
- a CDS encoding single-stranded DNA-binding protein, translating to MNLNKVFIIGNLTRDPEMRTLPSGQPVCTFSIASNRTWKDKSGARQTMAEYHNIVMFGRLAEIAKQYLGRGKMVFIEGRIQTRSWEKDGQKKSRTEIVAEEMQMGPRDSDMGGGGGPQSEMSPQQKEEVETIQYPDEGEINPDEIPF from the coding sequence ATGAATCTCAATAAAGTATTTATTATCGGCAACCTCACCCGCGACCCTGAGATGCGCACCTTGCCTTCAGGTCAGCCGGTCTGTACTTTTAGTATCGCGTCGAACCGCACCTGGAAAGACAAGAGTGGCGCGCGTCAGACTATGGCTGAATATCACAATATCGTGATGTTTGGTCGTTTGGCAGAAATCGCCAAACAATACCTTGGTCGCGGCAAGATGGTCTTTATCGAAGGTCGCATCCAGACCCGATCATGGGAAAAGGATGGCCAAAAGAAATCGCGCACCGAGATCGTCGCCGAAGAAATGCAGATGGGCCCGCGCGATAGTGATATGGGTGGAGGCGGCGGCCCACAGAGTGAAATGAGTCCACAGCAAAAAGAAGAGGTCGAAACAATCCAATATCCGGATGAAGGTGAAATAAACCCCGATGAAATCCCATTCTAA
- the rpsR gene encoding 30S ribosomal protein S18 codes for MKSHSKKSKPRIQHPPTVRKQCHFCTTNSRVVNYKDNETLRTFMTPQARIQPRRRTGLCALHQRRLAEAIKHARIMAVVPFTLR; via the coding sequence ATGAAATCCCATTCTAAAAAATCAAAACCTCGTATTCAACATCCGCCCACTGTACGCAAGCAATGCCATTTCTGTACGACCAACTCGCGCGTGGTGAACTATAAGGACAACGAGACCCTGCGTACATTCATGACCCCGCAGGCACGCATCCAGCCACGCCGCAGAACGGGCCTGTGTGCTCTGCACCAGCGCCGCTTGGCGGAAGCCATCAAACACGCTCGCATCATGGCCGTCGTACCATTCACACTTCGCTAA
- a CDS encoding 30S ribosomal protein S6, producing MVLDTKYYELAYLLSPSLSPEDAGAAENEIREILGGFNATVDTWDTPKRKNLSYPINKATDAYFGAIRFTTERVNAPTLQEKLREDTKVIRFTLMQWHKPTPRKPMKPRVAPKEDQVPVDAKALDDKLEAMFGEQTPTNESQ from the coding sequence ATGGTATTAGATACAAAATATTATGAATTGGCTTACCTTTTGAGCCCATCTCTCTCGCCCGAAGATGCGGGAGCCGCAGAAAATGAGATCCGTGAGATCTTGGGCGGCTTTAACGCGACGGTAGACACTTGGGATACCCCAAAACGCAAGAATCTTTCTTACCCCATCAATAAAGCGACTGATGCCTATTTTGGTGCTATTCGCTTTACCACTGAACGCGTAAACGCACCCACCTTGCAAGAAAAGCTCCGCGAAGATACAAAGGTGATTCGCTTTACCCTTATGCAGTGGCACAAGCCAACCCCTCGCAAACCGATGAAGCCCCGCGTTGCACCAAAAGAAGATCAAGTACCCGTAGACGCGAAAGCGCTCGACGATAAACTTGAAGCAATGTTTGGTGAACAAACTCCAACCAATGAATCTCAATAA
- the ychF gene encoding redox-regulated ATPase YchF, translated as MSLKIGIVGLPNVGKSTLFQALTQKTVDTSNYPFATIEPNIGIVEVKDARIDMLADFSKSAKRIPAAIEFVDIAGLVKGASEGEGLGNQFLAHIREVDAIVEVVRAFENSNIIHVESSIDPERDRGIIETELMMADLATMEKAVARTEKEARSGSADTKKQAEIAHKIHSIVAGGALIPEELREDARAFQLLTAKPILYLYNTTTEPLPTASDGRLYLNIKLEEELSGMSPDEQHELGMEPQLGKLAHAAYKLLGLMSYFTTGEDETRAWTIPVGSTAKRAGRAIHSDFEEKFIRAEIIFWKDLLDAGSYGKAREKGLVRTEGKEYIVQDGDVIEFKV; from the coding sequence TCAAAAGACTGTCGATACATCAAACTATCCGTTTGCTACCATCGAACCAAATATCGGTATCGTCGAGGTAAAAGACGCGCGCATCGACATGCTGGCTGACTTTTCTAAAAGTGCCAAGCGCATACCTGCCGCCATCGAGTTTGTCGATATCGCGGGGCTCGTCAAAGGCGCATCCGAAGGTGAAGGACTTGGCAATCAATTCCTCGCGCACATCCGTGAAGTAGATGCGATCGTAGAAGTAGTACGCGCATTTGAAAACAGCAACATTATACATGTCGAATCGTCTATCGACCCCGAGCGTGATCGCGGCATCATCGAGACCGAGCTGATGATGGCTGATCTTGCCACAATGGAAAAAGCAGTCGCGCGTACCGAGAAAGAAGCGCGCTCGGGATCAGCTGATACAAAAAAACAGGCAGAGATCGCGCATAAAATCCACAGCATTGTTGCTGGCGGCGCGCTCATTCCCGAAGAGCTTCGAGAAGACGCCCGAGCATTTCAGCTTCTAACCGCGAAACCGATCCTCTATCTTTACAATACCACCACTGAACCATTACCTACCGCATCTGATGGCAGACTATATCTCAATATAAAACTTGAAGAAGAACTCTCGGGCATGTCACCAGATGAACAACACGAGCTTGGTATGGAGCCGCAACTCGGTAAGCTCGCCCATGCCGCCTACAAACTTCTGGGACTCATGAGCTACTTTACTACTGGCGAGGACGAAACGCGCGCGTGGACGATTCCCGTTGGTTCTACCGCCAAGCGAGCTGGGCGCGCTATTCATTCTGATTTTGAAGAGAAATTCATCCGTGCCGAAATTATTTTTTGGAAAGATCTCCTTGATGCCGGCTCTTACGGCAAGGCTCGCGAGAAGGGTTTGGTGCGTACCGAGGGCAAAGAATACATCGTGCAAGACGGTGATGTCATCGAATTTAAGGTGTAA